Proteins from a single region of Flavobacteriales bacterium:
- a CDS encoding tRNA-guanine transglycosylase, whose amino-acid sequence KDKPRYLMGVGTPINLLENIALGIDMFDCVMPTRNGRNGMLFTYDGIINIKNAKWKNDHSDIDTAAITYVDTTYSKAYLYHLINSREMLGAQIASIHNLGFYTDLLKKAKENIENGTFVTWKNKMVKVLGTRL is encoded by the coding sequence AAAGACAAGCCTCGATATTTAATGGGTGTTGGTACACCAATAAATTTATTAGAAAATATTGCTCTTGGAATTGACATGTTCGATTGCGTTATGCCAACTCGAAATGGCAGAAATGGCATGTTGTTTACATATGATGGGATAATCAATATAAAGAATGCCAAATGGAAGAATGATCACTCTGACATAGATACTGCAGCAATAACGTACGTAGATACGACTTACAGTAAAGCGTATTTATATCATTTAATTAACTCAAGAGAAATGCTAGGCGCTCAAATAGCATCTATCCATAATCTTGGTTTTTATACAGATCTACTAAAAAAAGCCAAAGAGAATATTGAAAATGGCACGTTCGTTACGTGGAAAAACAAAATGGTTAAAGTTTTAGGAA